CGCCAATCACCCTAGCACACGCGCCGCTGGCTCGCAGGGGTGGGTGCTCGCCTGATTGCAGCCGAGTAACTCCCTCTGGTAGGGTGCGCGCATGATCATTGGACCACTGGCGACAGTGCTGCTGCTGGTTGTTGTTGCGCTGGCGGCAGGGGTCAAAGTGCTGAGCGAGTACGAACGCGGGGTGGTGTTCCGGCTCGGCCGCCTGGTGCCGGTGCGCGGACCCGGCATCATCTACGTCATCCCGCTGATCGAGCAGTTGCAGCGCCTCGACTTACGCACGATCACGCTGGATGTGCCCTCCCAGGACGTGATCACGCGCGATAACGTGTCGGTGAAGGTCAGCGCCGTGCTGTACTTCCGCGTTGTTGATGCCGGGCGTGCGGTGGTCGAGGTCCAGAACTTCATGTATGCGACCTCGCAAATCGCGCAGACCACGTTGCGCAGCGTCTGCGGACAGGCGCACCTCGACGAGCTGCTGGCTGAGCGCGAGAAGTTCAACGCCCGCCTGCAAGAGATCATCGACATGCACACTGAGCCGTGGGGGGTCAAAGTGGTGTCGGTGGAGGTGAAGCACATCGACCTGCCGCTCGAGATGCAGCGGGCGATGGCGCGCCAGGCCGAGGCGGAACGGCTGCGGCGCTCCAAAGTAATCAACGCCGAAGGCGAGTACCAGGCGGCTGCGCGCCTGGCGGAGGCCGCCGACGTGATGCAGGCCGAGCCGGTGGCAATCCAGCTGCGCTTGCTGCAGGCCCTGGCGCAGGTGGGCACCGAGCGCAATCACACGGTGGTGGTGCCCATCCCGATCGACGTGATCCGGGCGCTTATGGCTCGCCGCTGACAACCGCGGCCGTTGTTGCCCCGAGCTGGAATCGCCCTCAGCCATGCCGATCGATCAGCAAACGCACGCGCAGCGGCGCCGTGCGGTTATGGACCGCATCGGTCCCGAGTCGGCTGCCCTATTCGTCGCCGCCCCGGTGGTGCTGCGCTCGCACGATACCGAGTATCGCCATCGCCAAGACAGCGACTTCTACTATCTCACGGGTGTGCTCGAACCCGACGCCGTCTGCCTGCTGCTGCCCGCGCAGCCGGAGGGCGAGGAGTTCGTGCTCTTCGTTCAGCCGCGTGATCCGGAGCGCGAGAGCTGGGCCGGGGCACGCATGGGGGTCGAGGGTGCAGTAGCGCGCTATGGCGCCAACGTGGCCTACACCCTAGACGAGTTGGATGAGAAGATTCTCGCCTACGTCGGCGCCCGCGAGCGCTTGTATTGCTGCCTGACGCAGCCCCCGGAGTTGACCGCCCGTATCTTGGGTTGGCTGCGGCAGTGGCGCCGGCAGCGCCCGCGCAGCGGTCAGGGGCCGGTGGCGCTCTGTGATCCGAGCACCGTCGTGCACGAGCTGCGCCTGTTCAAGGACGAGCAGGAGCTGGCGGCGATGCGGCGCGCCGCTGCCATTGCCGCCGCGGCGCATCTGACGGCCATGCGCGCCGTGCGGCCCGGCGTGTGCGAGTACGAGATCGAAGCGCTGCTGGACTACACCTTTCGCAAACAGGGCGCCTGGGGACCCGCCTACCCCTCGATCGTGGCCTCGGGGAGCAATGCCACGGTGCTGCACTACACCGCCAATGATCGGGTGATGCAGGACGGCGATCTCGTCCTGATTGATGCCGGCGCCGAGTTCGAGGGCTACTGCTCTGATATCACGCGCACCTACCCGGTCGGCCCCGACTTCAGCGGGCCGCAACGTGACCTCTACGAACTGGTGCTGCACGCGCAGCTGGCGGCAATCGAGATGATCCGGCCCGGCGTGCGGGTGGACGAAATCCATCAGCACACCGTCAAGCTGTTGGTGGAAGGCTTGGTGACGCTCGGCGTTCTCGCCGGCAACCCCGCCGAAATTATCGAGAAGGAAGAGTACAAGCAGCTGTACCTGCACCGTACCAGTCACTGGCTCGGTTTGGATGTGCACGATGCCGGCCTGTACAAGATCGCCGGCGAGTCGCGCTTGCTGGAGCCGGGCATGGTGCTGACGGTTGAGCCCGGCATCTACGCCGGCAACCAGGCTCAGAGTGTGGCGGCCAAATGGTCCGGCATCGGTGTGCGGATCGAGGACGATGTGTTGGTAACGGCGGCCGGGCACGAGGTGCTCTCCGCCGCCGTACCCAAGAGCCTCGCCGAGCTGGCAGCGGTGCGCCGCTGGAGCCGCCGGGCCCGGGCCACGCCCGGCGGCCAAGTGTGAGCGCAAACCCGCTGCCGCTACTGGGCGGCGACGGCGATTTTGCGCGGCTTCGCGGCCTCGGCCTTGGGTAACTCCAACTCGAGTACACCGTTGGTGATGCGGGCGGTGATGCGAGTACTGTCAATGCGATCGGACAACGTGAAGCGCCGCTGGTAGTTGCCGACGCGATACTCGGTATAAACCGGGTTCAGGTTGTCATATTCCTGCAGCGCCACTTGGCCGGAGATAGCCAGGACGCCGTCGGCCAAGCTCACGTCGACGCTCTTCTCATCCACCCCCGGCATATCGGCCCAGAGCCAGAGCTTGTCGGGAGTCTCGTAGATATCCACGTCCGGCATGAACGTGCGGCCAGCGCGGGTGTGTTCTTCCTTGGCGAGTTCCTTCTTGGTGCGGACGCTCAGTTCTTGTTCTGTCATGGCCGGTCCTCCGACGTCAGCGATTGCGTTCAGGCCGTTTGCACGGTGATTTGGCGCGGCTTGGCGGCTTCCCGCTTGGGGATGCGAATGGTGAGCAGGCCGTACTTGCAAAGCGCTTCGGCCTTGCCCGGATCAAGATCGGACGGCAGTTGTAGCGAACGAGAGAAGTTGCCCTCGCTACGTTCGCGGCGGTGGAAGCTGCCGTTGCCGGGGGTGTTCAGTGCGCGCCGGCCGCTGACACTGAGTGTGCGGCCATGGGCCTCGATCGTGATTTGGTCAGGTGCCACCCCCGGCACCTCCATGCGGATGACGTAGCCGTCGTTGTCGCTGAAGACGTTGACCGGCGGAAACACCCCTCGCCCCGAGAGTCCGAAGTCGACACCGAGCGGATTCTCGAACACGCGGTCGAGTTCACGTTGTAGGTTCAACAAGCTGCTGACCGGATCGAATTCCGGCCCGAAGCGCAGGAAAGCCATGATTGCCTCCTCAAAGGTTGTGCAATTGGTGCTGCGTCTTGCGGGTGTCGACGGCCCGCTCGGGCGCGGCGTTCGGGTGCGAATCTAAGGCCGGCGTGCTCGCTGTCAAGGGCAGCGTCGAAGCCGGCAAGTGCAGTGGGGCGGCCGGTGCGGATTAGGCGGCGCCGGCTTGGCCCCCGGCGCCGGCCGGCAGCATGCCGGCGGCGTCGGGGCGGGTGCGCAGCTCGGCGATCAGGCGATCGAGCTGCACCGAGATGTCGCGCACGTAGTCGTAAAGGTGCTTGTGAATCAGCGCTTGGGTCACCACGCAGCGCAGTTGGCTGGGGCAACGCCAGGCGGTCTCGATCATCAGCGACAGCGTCATCCACGCGCGCCGCGGCGAGGCCGCCAGAATGCACGTCCACAGCACGCGGAAGAAGATGCGCAGCTCGCGCGAATTCGAGATCATGCGCGAGCGGATCTCCGCGCCGCGGTTGAGCGCCAAGGCCATCGTGCGGGCGCGGAAGTTGCGGTAGTCGTACAAGCGGTGCAGCAGCCGGCGGTAGCCTTCATAGAGCTCGAGCCGCGACATGCCGTGCGGTAACACGTTGGTGAACACGAACTGATCGCCGACCGATTCTGCCAGCAGGCGCTTGGCTGCTTTTAGGCGGTTGTAAAGCGGCGTCTTGGGCAGGGCGTTGAGCATGCCGGTCATCGAGATCGGGATGCGGGCTTCCTGAATGAAGCGGAACTGCTCGTCGAAGATGCCGGCGTCGTCGTGGTCGAAGCCGACGATCATGCCGGCCATGACCTCGATGCCGGCGCGCTGGATGCGGTGCACGGCGCTCAGTAGATCTTCGCGCAGGTTTTGCGTCTTGTGGGTCTCTTGCAGGCTGGCGGCGCGCGGGGTCTCGATGCCGACGAAAATGGCGGTGAAATTGGCAGCGCGCATCAGCTGCAACAGCTCATCGTCTTGGGCGACGTTGAGCGTCACCTCGGTCATGAAGTCGATCGGATAGCCATGCGCAGCCTGCCACTCGGCGATGGCCTTGAGCAGGGCCTTGGCGTCCTTCTTGTTGCCGATGAAATTATCGTCGACGACGAAGATGTTGTTGATGCCGAGATCATGGATGGCCTGCACCTCCGCCATCACTTGCGCCACCCCTTTGGTGCGCGGCTTGCGGCCGTACATCACGATGATGTCGCAGAACTCGCAGTTATAGGGGCAGCCGCGGGCGAACTGGATGGTCATGGTGCGGTAGTGCTCGGTGCGCAACAGGTCGAAGCGGGGCAGGGGAGAGTCGTGCATGCTCGGCTTCTCCTCCTGGCGATACTCCGAATGCCAACTGCCGGCGGCGTAGTCGCGCAGAAACTGCGGCCAGGTGTACTCGGCCTCATCGACGAAAACGACGTCGACGCGCTCGCGCAGCTCCTCCGGACACAAGGAGGCGAACGGCCCGCCCGCGACCACGAACTTGCCCCGCCGCTTGAAGCCGTCGATGATCTCGAACATGCGCTGCTTGTGGACGACGTAGCCGGTGATGCCGACGATGTCGGCGTCGGTGTCGAAGTCGATCGGTTCGACGTTTTCGTCGCACAGCACCAGCTCGTGCCCCGGCGGGGTGATGCCGGCCACGGTCGGCAGCGACAGATTGGGAAACAGGCACTTCTTGTTGAGGCTGGGCAAGATGCGATCGAAAGTCCAGAAGGACTCGGGGTTCTTCGGGGCAATCAGATATATCTTCACACGGCACCTTCCCTTCCTGCTCGCTCGCGCCGAGGGTGCGCGGCCGCGGGCGCTAGCCACGGGCGCACTTTGCTCTGCTGCACTACCGCTTGTACTGCACGCAGCGGCGCTCGGCCAGTAGCAATTCGCCGCCGTGACACATCGGTTACAGGGCGGTGATGTATTGCAGAAGGGTGCGCGCGCCGAAGCCGGTGGCGCCGACTGGATGGGCCGGGAAGGGCTTGTCGGTGACGACGGTGCTGGAGAAGTCGATGTGTGCCCACGGCCGCTCGCCGACGAACTCGCGCAGGAACAGGCCGCCGATGATGGTGCCGGCGTAACCCTCGCCGGTGTTCTTGAGGTCGGCAATGCGGCTGTTGAGATCGGGGCGGTAGTCCTCCACTAGCGGGAGCTGCCACAGGTTCTCCCCCGCGCGCTGGCCGGCAGCAATCAGAGCCGCAACCAGCTGCGGGTCGCTGCCCATGATGCCGGCGTAGCGCCGGCCGAGGGCGGCGCCGACCGCGGCGGTCAGGGTGGCCAGGTCAATGATTACATCCGGCTTGCCCCGCGCCGCATAAGACAAAGCGTCGGCGAGGACCAGCCGGCCCTCGGCGTCGGTGTTGAGAACCTCGATCGTCTTGCCGTTGTAGGCTCGGACCACGTCGCCAGGCTTGAGCGCGCGCCCCCCGGGCATGTTTTCGGCCGCGGCGATGTAAGCGCGAACCTCAACCGGCGGGGCCAGCTGGGCGATTACACTCATTGCCCCAAGCACGGCGGCGCCGCCGGCCATATCGCGCTTCTGCGGTTGCATCGCTTCAGGGTTCTTGAGCGACAGGCCGCCGCTATCGAAGGTGATGCCTTTGCCGGCAATAGCCAGGCGGAGCTTGGCCCGTGTGCGTGGGCGGTAGACCAACTCGATCAGCCGGGGCGGCTGCGCACTGCCCTGTGCCACCCCCAGTATCGCCCCCATGCGCAGGCGGGCCAGCGGGCCCGGACCGAGGATGCGCGCTTGCAGGTGCTGGCGCTGCGCCAAGCGGCGCGCCGCCCCAGCCAGCGCAGCCGGTGTCAGCGCCGCGGCCGGAGTCATGACCAAGTCGCGCGCGTAGCAGGCGGCGGCGGCGAACAGCTGGCCGCGCTCGAGTGCCGTGCGCCGGCCGGCGCCGGCGCGTGCGACGTGGATGTCAACACGCGCGGGATGGCTGGCCGGGCAAGGCCGTGACTTGAAACGCTCGAAGCCGTACGCGCTCAGCGCTAGGCCCTCGGCGACGTGGAACACGGCTTCGGTCGATTCGAGGCCCTTGCCGAACGCCACCGCTGCGCCGTTCGCCTTCAGCTCGCGGGCGTGGCGGACTACCACGTCGGCCAGCTGATGCCAGGTGCGCGGGGACGCGGTGGGGGCGCAGCCGGCAAGGACGATGGTGTGCGGCGCGATCGCGCCGTGGGTTTGGAAGAGCAGGGTGGTGTCTTCGGCGCCTTTGAAGTCGGCGCGTTTCGTGGTCGCGCTCAGGTGGCCAGTCAGGGCCTGACCGAGCGAAGCAAGATCGCCCTGCACTCCGCTCACCGACGTAGCGATCACCAGCAGCTCGGCCTTGCTATCGGCTGGCCGGTTGGTGGCGAGTGTGAGCTGGGGTGAGGTGTGCGTGTCAGCCACTATGCCGCCTCAGGTAGTCGAGAATGATTGCCATTTCTTCATCGGTCAGCGGCGCAACGCCGGCGCGCGCCAAGACGTCTTGCATACGGACTACCTGGTATTTCCACATCTCGTACTTCAGCAGTGTCGGCGCATATACCCGGTGGCAGTCATTGCTGCAGCGGGCAGCGTAGAGCTTGGCGCCGGGGGAATCGGCGTCCGGCAGCCGGGCGCAAGCCGCTAGCAGCACCACGCTTAGCGCGGCGTAACAGACTCCGCCCGCAGCTCGCAAGGGCTCAGCCTTCTTCCCGGTAAGAGGCCGTTTGTCCGGTGGTCTCTTCGACGCCGATCTCGATCGCCTCGAGGCCTGCGATACCCTCGGCCTGCAACTCCCGGCGCAGCTCGCCGGCGAGGTAGCGCGCCAGCTCTTCGGCCGAGGTGTGGACAATCGGCAGCAGCACCACATCGGTGCGGGGGATCCGAAACTCGTCCCGCTCGTAGCCCACGACCACGTGCGGCCCGTCCTCGCTGATCGTCAGGCAGTCGCTCTGGAGCGGTACCAACGTGCGCTCATTGAGCCGCTCGCACAGGCGGCGCGCGATGTTCTTGACCACCGCGAAATCAATGACGTAGCCGTTGGCGCCGAGCCGTCCCTGGACCTCGACCGAAACTCGGTAGTTGTGTCCGTGCAACTTCTCGCGAAACCCGGGATAGGCGATGAAATGGGCGGCCGAGAACTTGAGGTAGTCCTTGGTGACGTGAACCTTGAAGGACTCACGGGCCATTGCCGGTCACGCTATCACGCCGTTGTGCACCTGCAAGCGGCGGCGTCATCGGATGCCGCCGGCGTCGCGGCCACAACCCTCTTCAGTGTTTGAGCTTCTCGATTTCTTCCTTGATCTCGGGGACGGCCTTGAAGAGATCGGCAACCAAGCCGTAATCGGCGACCTGGAAGATCGGCGCTTCCGCGTCCTTGTTGATCGCCACGATGACTTTGGAATCCTTCATGCCGGCGAGGTGCTGAATCGCGCCGGAGATGCCGACGGCGATGTAGAGCTCGGGGGCAACCACTTTGCCGGTCTGACCGACTTGGAGATCGTTGGGTACGAAGCCGGCGTCCACCGCTGCGCGGCTGGCGCCCATCGCAGCGCCCAGGCTGTCGGCCAGTGGCTCCAAAATGGTGGTAAAGCCCTCGGCACTCTTGAGACCGCGGCCGCCGGCCACGACGATGCGCGCCTCGGTCAGCACCGGCCGGTCGGACTTGCTTTCGTTGAAGCCGACGAACTTGATCTTCGAACCCGCCGCAGCGGGTGCCGCCGCGAGCTTTTCGATCTCGGCGCTGCCGCCCTTTTGCGCCGCGTCGAAGGCCGTGGCGCGCACGCTGATGACCTTCTTCTGCGACTCGAACTTCACCGTAGCAGTGGCGTTACCGGCGTACACCGGGCGCAGCACCGTCCCGTCGTCGTTGATGCCGATCACGTCGCTGGCCATACCGGCGTCGAGACGGATGGCGACGCGGGGCAGCAAGTCCTTGCCCACGGCCGTCGCCGTGGCCAGGACGATGTCGGCGCCCTTGTCCTTGGCGATTTGCGTCAGCGTGGCCGCATAAGCGTCGGCGACGTAATGTTCGAGGGCCGGGCTATCGATCACCAACACCTTCTTGACGCCGTACTCGGCCAGAGTGGCGGCCAGGGCATCAAGCCCGTGGCCGAGCAAGACAGCGTAACACTCACCGCCGAATTTGGCCGCGGCTTGCTTGCCGGCGCTGAGTGCGACCAGCGTGGTCTTGGGAAACTTGCCGTGCGCGTGCTCGGCGAACACCAGAACGTTGCTCATGGGACGAGGCTCCTTGTTGCTACGCTAGATGACTTTGGCTTCGGTATGGAGCAGCTGGACCAGCTCGGGCACGGAACCTACCACTTTGCCAGCCTGGCGCTTGGGCGGCGGAGCGAGCGAAAGCAGCTTGAGCTTCGGTGCGACATCGACGCCGAGATCCGCCACCGGGATCTCTTTGAGCTCCTTCTTGCGCGCCTTCATGATGCCGGGCAATGAAGCGTAACGCGGCTCGTTCAGCCGCAGGTCCGCCGTGATGATGCCGGGCAGGCCGAAAGCGACATCTTCGAGGCCGCCGTCCACCTCGCGCGTGACGGTGACGGACTTCTGGTCGGCGCTGAACTCGACCTTCGAGGCGAAGGTACCCTGCGGCCAACCGAGCAACTCCGCCAGCATCTGGCCCGCCTGGTTGGCGTCGTCGTCGATGGCCTGCTTGCCCAGCAAGACCAGGTCGGGATTCTCGCTGCGGACCAGCTTTTCGAGGATGCGCGCGACGCCGACAGAGTCCAACTCCTGCTCGGCGATCACCAGAATGGCCCGGTCGGCACCCATCGCCAGCCCGGTGCGCAGTTGCTCCTGGCAGGCCTTGCCGCCGATACCAGCCAACACCACCTCGGTGCCGCTGACTTTCTCCTTGATGCGGAGGGCCTCTTCGATGGCGATTTCGTCGAACGGGTTGACGACGTACTTGAGATTGTCGGTGACGATGCCGGTACCGTCCGGCTTGACCTTGATCGTGGCATTCGGGTCCGGGACCCGCTTGGCGGCAACGATTATTTTCACGGGGACCTCCTCGGAGGGAATTCAAAAGCCGCGGCTTTGTACCATCCGGGCTCTGGTTGGGTCAAGGTAGCTGGGTTGCTAGGGGCGCACGACAGGAACGTGAGATCCGTGTCTGAGGCTGATTTGCCTTTGGCAGTCTTTCGGCATATGTTGCCGAAAGAGCGGAGGTGAAGGATGGCAGAGGACTCCAAGGTTCCCGAGGAACTCAGGCACCTTGCCGCCCAACTCGGGCGCCCGCGGGCGATGCGGCGAGCGTCGGTGTCGGAACGTTGGATGAAATGTACCAAGGAGGCGTGCGCGTGCGGCAGCGATGAACACGCGCGCCACGGTCCCTATTTCAGCGTCACCTGGGCGGAGGCGGGGAAGACGCGGTCGCGGCTGGTCAGGGCCGAGCAACTGCCCGTGGTGCGCCAGCAAATTGAAGCCGATCGCGAGTTTCGTCGGGACGTGGCGGCCTATCGCCAGGCCAGCCAGCATTGGGCTGATGCTCAGCTCGCCGAGATCCTCCAGGAGGCCGCCTCGGACGAGGCGGCCAAAAAGGGGGGCTCAAAGAGGCATTCGCGAGCGAAGTCGCCGCCGAAATCGAGACGCTGGTAGGTCCGGGGGCAGTTGACGGCCTCGACTTCGAGGCCATCGAGACCGCCGCGCGCCGCCAAGCCCTGCGCGTGGCCGCCCGGGTCATCGAGCGACGGTTCAACTCCGACACCTCGGATCATGCCGGGCCGGCGTTGCCGTGCGCATGCGGCCAGCCGGCGCGCTACGCCGGGCGTCACAACAAGACGTTCACCACCGCGCTGGGCGAGCTGACGCTCTCACGCGCCTACTACTACTGCGAGCCGTGTGCGGCCGGCTTCTGTCCGCGCGACCGGGCGCTGGGACTGCAAGACAGCTCGCTTTCCCCGGCGACGACCCGCATGGTGGGCAAGTCCGCATCGATGGTCAGCTTCGGTGAGTCCAGTGAGTTGATGCACGAGTTGGCGGGCGTCAGCGTCGATGCCAAGCAGGTCGAGCGCACCGCCGAGGCGCTCGGACGCGAGATCGCTTGCGACGAACGCTCCGTGATCGAACCCTCGATGCCCACAGCGCCGACGATGTATCTGGGAATGGACGGTACGGGAGTTCCAGTACGGACCTCGGAGCTCGAAGGACGCAAGGGCAAGCAGAGCGACGGCTCGGCCAAGACGCGCGAGGTCAAGCTCGTCACGACCTGGACCGCACAGCGCTATGACAAGGAGGGCGTGCCCGTGCGCGACCCAGGATCGGTCAGCTATTCGGCCGCCATCGAGAGTGCCGCCAGCCGCGATACCGACGACAGCCTGTCCGACTTCGCCCAGCGTGTCGAGCGCGAGGCGCGCCGCAGCGGCTTCGAGCAGGCCCAACGCCGTGTCGTCTTGGGCGACGGGGCGCCCTGGATCTGGAACCTCGCCGACGAACAGTTCCCCGGTGCCGTGCAGATCGTCGACCTCTTCCACGCCAAGGGCCACTTGTGGGACGCGGCCAAGGCCATCTACGGCGCCGCCAGTGAACTCGGGGTGCAATGGGGCAAAGAGCGGCGCGACGAACTGGAAGAGGGCAAGATCGACGCCGTACTTGCTGAGTTGCGGGTCCATGCGGCTGCCAACGACGAGGCCCGCAAGTGTGTAGGCTACCTCACCAACAACCGCCAGCGGATGCGCTACCCCGAGTTCCGCGCCCAAGGCCTGTGCACTTCGACCGGCGTCGTCGAAGCCGGCTGCAAGACGGTGGTAGGCACCCGGCTCAAGCGTGCTGGGATGCGCTGGACTATCGCTGGCGCCGACGCGATCATCGCGCTGCGTTGCTGCGTGCTCTCTGGTCGCTTCGAGGATTTCTGGGAGCGACGCTCCGCGGCGGGCGCGAACGGGTGCACTGCGGTCATCTCACAAAATTGACGTGCGCCCGGTTGCTAGCCTGCGATGTCACGCGGCATCGTCCAGCCAGGCGCGGCCGAGCGATAGCTTGCGGCCGCGCACGGTGGCCAAAACGTACGGTCCTTGTGGTAGCACGGCCACGTGCGCCCCCGAACCGTGGCGCACCAGGCTGCGTTGCAGGGCTTCTTCCACGCTCGGGGCGTAATCGACCAGTAGGCCGCGCGCAACGTCTGCGCCGATCCCGTCGCTGACGAGCGTTACCTGCGCCTTGCGCAGCACCTGACACAAGTGCTGCACCATCCACTGGTCGATGCTGAAGTAACCGCGGGCGGTGATGCGGGCCATGAACTGCTCCGGGCTGCCGGCCTGGCGCAGCAGGTGCCGGAAGTCGGCACTGCCGATTCCTTCAGTAATGGCGGCGGCAAGGATGATGGAGCCGCCGCGGCGCACGATGTTCAGTGCCGCCACCATGCCCTTGATCGACTGATAGTAGGTATCATCAAGCGGAAAGCCGCCGGCCGAGGCGATAACGATGTCGGCGGGGCGATCGAGTTCGGCACAGACCTCGTGCTCGATGAAGCGCACGCCCGCGTCGTGGGCTCGTTCGAGATCACCGGCAAAGACGCCGGTGAGTTGGCGCTCGCGATCGAGGGTGACGTTGAACAGGAAGTCGATCCCGACGCGGTGCGCGATCTCCAGTAGATCGGCGTGGAACGGATTGCCCGCGATGATGCCCGGACCGACGTGGCCTTCGAGCATCTGGGCGCCGTGGGCGCTGCGCATGGTGTCGATTCCCGCCAGCCCCGGCGCCACGCCTTTGCGCCCGCCCGAATAGCCGGCCATCAGGTGCGGCTCGATGAGACCGGTGACGACCTTCAGACCCGCCGCGACATAGCCGCGATCGAGCCAGATCTCGGTGCCTCGCGTGGTGCGCCCGAGGTGAATGTGCTCCTCGGTGTTGCGCGCCACGTGATTGCGGA
Above is a genomic segment from Deltaproteobacteria bacterium containing:
- the larA gene encoding nickel-dependent lactate racemase, whose translation is MAVLTMEVQLDYGRDRLTIGLPDQLRVTVLGPAKGHALADPLAIVEQALASPLGARPLAELASGRHDAVVVISDKTRPVPNGLILPPILRTLEAAGIAPNRIEILVATGLHRPNTREELVAMTSAEMVERYRFRNHVARNTEEHIHLGRTTRGTEIWLDRGYVAAGLKVVTGLIEPHLMAGYSGGRKGVAPGLAGIDTMRSAHGAQMLEGHVGPGIIAGNPFHADLLEIAHRVGIDFLFNVTLDRERQLTGVFAGDLERAHDAGVRFIEHEVCAELDRPADIVIASAGGFPLDDTYYQSIKGMVAALNIVRRGGSIILAAAITEGIGSADFRHLLRQAGSPEQFMARITARGYFSIDQWMVQHLCQVLRKAQVTLVSDGIGADVARGLLVDYAPSVEEALQRSLVRHGSGAHVAVLPQGPYVLATVRGRKLSLGRAWLDDAA